A stretch of Girardinichthys multiradiatus isolate DD_20200921_A chromosome 20, DD_fGirMul_XY1, whole genome shotgun sequence DNA encodes these proteins:
- the ncoa5 gene encoding nuclear receptor coactivator 5 isoform X1 codes for MSRRRSRSPSPVRFSRTCSSTDPRDLERRIFVGNLPTSDMTNKDLEDLFTPYGKIVGVSLFRGYGFVQFERLEEAEAARAAQKGRIYKGYKLDVNMAVERRQAKPQSQQSPPRRLPYGKEARPRSRSPVYGRDAREPRDSRDARDSAREPRPATHSRDPEYRYRAESRDKDVRGDPRDSAYRDEYDRYYRSGSAAEDYYRRKDEPYRDPYLDPWNGRREPGVDDRARPEERRRNELYRQYYEELQRRYDTDRPVDCSVIVVNKAQNREYAETVGRKVRDLGMVVDLIFLNTEVSLTQALEDVGRARTPFAIIITQQHQLHRSCTVNILFGTPQEHRNMPMQDAMMLVAHNYDTYKVENREKEREEIARKAAKMADDVLLREPDRESHPISVLTSITLLVENRFLTPEELDSLVAYLKDKRARLVRPSEDSLAAHAASSVAHHDVLPSAAGLAPSSLSASQPSHLSAGSSASANPSHQQELQAKILSLFNSGSSPLSGTTGVSQSAPQSHSYSSHGSAPSQNPARAPMPGLAPGGSQGYGIPMGRLTPAAAAQRPPASSSGINFDNPSVQKALDTLIQSGPSLNNLVGPGSAQPLPQRSAPSMGQGPPMSMYPRHY; via the exons ATGTCTCGCAGAAGAAGCCGCAGCCCATCACCAGTGCGATTTTCGCGCACCTGCAGCAGTACCGATCCAAGGGATTTGGAGAGAAGGATTTTTGTTGGGAATTTGCCAACGTCTGACATGACGAACAAGGATTTGGAAGACCTTTTCACTCCATACGGGAAGATAGTTG GCGTGTCCTTGTTTCGAGGTTATGGATTTGTTCAGTTTGAGCGCCTTGAGGAGGCTGAAGCTGCAAGAGCAGCTCAAAAGGGCCGAATATATAAAGGGTACAAACTAG atgtAAATATGGCAGTGGAGCGACGGCAAGCTAAACCTCAATCCCAGCAGAGCCCTCCTCGAAG GCTCCCATATGGCAAAGAGGCCCGGCCTCGATCGCGCTCACCTGTTTACGGGCGTGATGCGAGGGAGCCTCGGGACAGTCGTGATGCCAGGGACTCTGCCAGGGAGCCCAGGCCAGCTACCCACTCCCGTGACCCTGAATATCGGTACCGCGCAGAGAGCAGAGACAAGGACGTCAGGGGAGATCCTCGGGATTCCGCTTACAG AGATGAGTATGACAGGTACTACCGCAGCGGCAGTGCTGCAGAGGACTATTACAGGAGGAAGGATGAACCCTACAGGGACCCTTACTTGGATCCCTGGAATGGACGTCGTGAGCCTGGAG TAGATGATCGCGCTCGGCCAGAGGAACGTCGTCGCAACGAACTGTATCGGCAGTACTATGAAGAGCTGCAGCGGCGCTACGACACGGACCGTCCTGTGGATTGCTCTGTGATTGTTGTGAATAAGGCGCAGAA TAGGGAGTATGCTGAGACGGTCGGGCGGAAAGTACGGGATTTGGGAATGGTTGTGGATCTGATCTTCCTGAACACAGAAGTTTCTCTCACCCAGGCTCTGGAGGACGTAGGCAGAGCCCGAACTCCCTTTGCCATCATCATCACTCAGCAGCATCAGCTGCACCGCTCTTGCACTGTCAACATCCTGTTTGGTACACCTCAAG AACATCGAAACATGCCGATGCAAGATGCTATGATGCTGGTTGCCCACAACTATGACACCTATAAAGTGGAGAACCGTGAAAAAGAACGGGAGGAAATTGCAAGAAAGGCTGCCAAGATGGCGGATGATGTGTTACTCCGGGAACCTGACAGAGAGAGCCATCCCATTTCAGTTCTCACCAGCATCACGCTGCTGGTTGAAAACAG GTTTTTaaccccagaggagctggacaGTCTCGTTGCGTACCTGAAGGACAAAAGAGCTCGTCTTGTAAGACCCTCTGAAGATTCTCTTGCAG CTCATGCAGCTTCTTCAGTGGCACATCATGATGTCCTCCCATCAGCTGCAGGACTCGCTCCATCTTCACTCAGCGCCTCCCAGCCAAGTCACCTGTCTGCTGGCTCCAGCGCCTCAGCCAACCCGAGTCATCAGCAGGAGCTGCAGGCTAAAATCCTTAGTCTGTTTAACAGCGGCTCCAGCCCGTTATCAGGAACTACTGGCGTCTCTCAGAGTGCCCCTCAGTCACATTCCTATAGCTCTCATGGTTCCGCCCCTTCCCAAAATCCAGCCCGTGCACCCATGCCAGGGCTAGCTCCAGGTGGATCTCAGGGTTACGGCATCCCAATGGGCCGTTTGACCCCTGCAGCTGCTGCTCAGAGACCCCCCGCATCCTCTTCAGGTATCAATTTTGACAACCCAAGTGTCCAGAAAGCTCTCGACACACTCATTCAAAGTGGGCCGTCTCTGAACAACCTGGTGGGTCCTGGGTCTGCTCAGCCGCTGCCCCAGAGATCAGCTCCCAGCATGGGCCAGGGCCCCCCCATGTCCATGTATCCTCGCCATTATTGA
- the ncoa5 gene encoding nuclear receptor coactivator 5 isoform X3: protein MSRRRSRSPSPVRFSRTCSSTDPRDLERRIFVGNLPTSDMTNKDLEDLFTPYGKIVDVNMAVERRQAKPQSQQSPPRRLPYGKEARPRSRSPVYGRDAREPRDSRDARDSAREPRPATHSRDPEYRYRAESRDKDVRGDPRDSAYRDEYDRYYRSGSAAEDYYRRKDEPYRDPYLDPWNGRREPGVDDRARPEERRRNELYRQYYEELQRRYDTDRPVDCSVIVVNKAQNREYAETVGRKVRDLGMVVDLIFLNTEVSLTQALEDVGRARTPFAIIITQQHQLHRSCTVNILFGTPQEHRNMPMQDAMMLVAHNYDTYKVENREKEREEIARKAAKMADDVLLREPDRESHPISVLTSITLLVENRFLTPEELDSLVAYLKDKRARLVRPSEDSLAAHAASSVAHHDVLPSAAGLAPSSLSASQPSHLSAGSSASANPSHQQELQAKILSLFNSGSSPLSGTTGVSQSAPQSHSYSSHGSAPSQNPARAPMPGLAPGGSQGYGIPMGRLTPAAAAQRPPASSSGINFDNPSVQKALDTLIQSGPSLNNLVGPGSAQPLPQRSAPSMGQGPPMSMYPRHY from the exons ATGTCTCGCAGAAGAAGCCGCAGCCCATCACCAGTGCGATTTTCGCGCACCTGCAGCAGTACCGATCCAAGGGATTTGGAGAGAAGGATTTTTGTTGGGAATTTGCCAACGTCTGACATGACGAACAAGGATTTGGAAGACCTTTTCACTCCATACGGGAAGATAGTTG atgtAAATATGGCAGTGGAGCGACGGCAAGCTAAACCTCAATCCCAGCAGAGCCCTCCTCGAAG GCTCCCATATGGCAAAGAGGCCCGGCCTCGATCGCGCTCACCTGTTTACGGGCGTGATGCGAGGGAGCCTCGGGACAGTCGTGATGCCAGGGACTCTGCCAGGGAGCCCAGGCCAGCTACCCACTCCCGTGACCCTGAATATCGGTACCGCGCAGAGAGCAGAGACAAGGACGTCAGGGGAGATCCTCGGGATTCCGCTTACAG AGATGAGTATGACAGGTACTACCGCAGCGGCAGTGCTGCAGAGGACTATTACAGGAGGAAGGATGAACCCTACAGGGACCCTTACTTGGATCCCTGGAATGGACGTCGTGAGCCTGGAG TAGATGATCGCGCTCGGCCAGAGGAACGTCGTCGCAACGAACTGTATCGGCAGTACTATGAAGAGCTGCAGCGGCGCTACGACACGGACCGTCCTGTGGATTGCTCTGTGATTGTTGTGAATAAGGCGCAGAA TAGGGAGTATGCTGAGACGGTCGGGCGGAAAGTACGGGATTTGGGAATGGTTGTGGATCTGATCTTCCTGAACACAGAAGTTTCTCTCACCCAGGCTCTGGAGGACGTAGGCAGAGCCCGAACTCCCTTTGCCATCATCATCACTCAGCAGCATCAGCTGCACCGCTCTTGCACTGTCAACATCCTGTTTGGTACACCTCAAG AACATCGAAACATGCCGATGCAAGATGCTATGATGCTGGTTGCCCACAACTATGACACCTATAAAGTGGAGAACCGTGAAAAAGAACGGGAGGAAATTGCAAGAAAGGCTGCCAAGATGGCGGATGATGTGTTACTCCGGGAACCTGACAGAGAGAGCCATCCCATTTCAGTTCTCACCAGCATCACGCTGCTGGTTGAAAACAG GTTTTTaaccccagaggagctggacaGTCTCGTTGCGTACCTGAAGGACAAAAGAGCTCGTCTTGTAAGACCCTCTGAAGATTCTCTTGCAG CTCATGCAGCTTCTTCAGTGGCACATCATGATGTCCTCCCATCAGCTGCAGGACTCGCTCCATCTTCACTCAGCGCCTCCCAGCCAAGTCACCTGTCTGCTGGCTCCAGCGCCTCAGCCAACCCGAGTCATCAGCAGGAGCTGCAGGCTAAAATCCTTAGTCTGTTTAACAGCGGCTCCAGCCCGTTATCAGGAACTACTGGCGTCTCTCAGAGTGCCCCTCAGTCACATTCCTATAGCTCTCATGGTTCCGCCCCTTCCCAAAATCCAGCCCGTGCACCCATGCCAGGGCTAGCTCCAGGTGGATCTCAGGGTTACGGCATCCCAATGGGCCGTTTGACCCCTGCAGCTGCTGCTCAGAGACCCCCCGCATCCTCTTCAGGTATCAATTTTGACAACCCAAGTGTCCAGAAAGCTCTCGACACACTCATTCAAAGTGGGCCGTCTCTGAACAACCTGGTGGGTCCTGGGTCTGCTCAGCCGCTGCCCCAGAGATCAGCTCCCAGCATGGGCCAGGGCCCCCCCATGTCCATGTATCCTCGCCATTATTGA
- the ncoa5 gene encoding nuclear receptor coactivator 5 isoform X4, with amino-acid sequence MAVERRQAKPQSQQSPPRRLPYGKEARPRSRSPVYGRDAREPRDSRDARDSAREPRPATHSRDPEYRYRAESRDKDVRGDPRDSAYRDEYDRYYRSGSAAEDYYRRKDEPYRDPYLDPWNGRREPGVDDRARPEERRRNELYRQYYEELQRRYDTDRPVDCSVIVVNKAQNREYAETVGRKVRDLGMVVDLIFLNTEVSLTQALEDVGRARTPFAIIITQQHQLHRSCTVNILFGTPQEHRNMPMQDAMMLVAHNYDTYKVENREKEREEIARKAAKMADDVLLREPDRESHPISVLTSITLLVENRFLTPEELDSLVAYLKDKRARLVRPSEDSLAAHAASSVAHHDVLPSAAGLAPSSLSASQPSHLSAGSSASANPSHQQELQAKILSLFNSGSSPLSGTTGVSQSAPQSHSYSSHGSAPSQNPARAPMPGLAPGGSQGYGIPMGRLTPAAAAQRPPASSSGINFDNPSVQKALDTLIQSGPSLNNLVGPGSAQPLPQRSAPSMGQGPPMSMYPRHY; translated from the exons ATGGCAGTGGAGCGACGGCAAGCTAAACCTCAATCCCAGCAGAGCCCTCCTCGAAG GCTCCCATATGGCAAAGAGGCCCGGCCTCGATCGCGCTCACCTGTTTACGGGCGTGATGCGAGGGAGCCTCGGGACAGTCGTGATGCCAGGGACTCTGCCAGGGAGCCCAGGCCAGCTACCCACTCCCGTGACCCTGAATATCGGTACCGCGCAGAGAGCAGAGACAAGGACGTCAGGGGAGATCCTCGGGATTCCGCTTACAG AGATGAGTATGACAGGTACTACCGCAGCGGCAGTGCTGCAGAGGACTATTACAGGAGGAAGGATGAACCCTACAGGGACCCTTACTTGGATCCCTGGAATGGACGTCGTGAGCCTGGAG TAGATGATCGCGCTCGGCCAGAGGAACGTCGTCGCAACGAACTGTATCGGCAGTACTATGAAGAGCTGCAGCGGCGCTACGACACGGACCGTCCTGTGGATTGCTCTGTGATTGTTGTGAATAAGGCGCAGAA TAGGGAGTATGCTGAGACGGTCGGGCGGAAAGTACGGGATTTGGGAATGGTTGTGGATCTGATCTTCCTGAACACAGAAGTTTCTCTCACCCAGGCTCTGGAGGACGTAGGCAGAGCCCGAACTCCCTTTGCCATCATCATCACTCAGCAGCATCAGCTGCACCGCTCTTGCACTGTCAACATCCTGTTTGGTACACCTCAAG AACATCGAAACATGCCGATGCAAGATGCTATGATGCTGGTTGCCCACAACTATGACACCTATAAAGTGGAGAACCGTGAAAAAGAACGGGAGGAAATTGCAAGAAAGGCTGCCAAGATGGCGGATGATGTGTTACTCCGGGAACCTGACAGAGAGAGCCATCCCATTTCAGTTCTCACCAGCATCACGCTGCTGGTTGAAAACAG GTTTTTaaccccagaggagctggacaGTCTCGTTGCGTACCTGAAGGACAAAAGAGCTCGTCTTGTAAGACCCTCTGAAGATTCTCTTGCAG CTCATGCAGCTTCTTCAGTGGCACATCATGATGTCCTCCCATCAGCTGCAGGACTCGCTCCATCTTCACTCAGCGCCTCCCAGCCAAGTCACCTGTCTGCTGGCTCCAGCGCCTCAGCCAACCCGAGTCATCAGCAGGAGCTGCAGGCTAAAATCCTTAGTCTGTTTAACAGCGGCTCCAGCCCGTTATCAGGAACTACTGGCGTCTCTCAGAGTGCCCCTCAGTCACATTCCTATAGCTCTCATGGTTCCGCCCCTTCCCAAAATCCAGCCCGTGCACCCATGCCAGGGCTAGCTCCAGGTGGATCTCAGGGTTACGGCATCCCAATGGGCCGTTTGACCCCTGCAGCTGCTGCTCAGAGACCCCCCGCATCCTCTTCAGGTATCAATTTTGACAACCCAAGTGTCCAGAAAGCTCTCGACACACTCATTCAAAGTGGGCCGTCTCTGAACAACCTGGTGGGTCCTGGGTCTGCTCAGCCGCTGCCCCAGAGATCAGCTCCCAGCATGGGCCAGGGCCCCCCCATGTCCATGTATCCTCGCCATTATTGA
- the ncoa5 gene encoding nuclear receptor coactivator 5 isoform X2 — translation MSRRRSRSPSPVRFSRTCSSTDPRDLERRIFVGNLPTSDMTNKDLEDLFTPYGKIVGVSLFRGYGFVQFERLEEAEAARAAQKGRIYKGYKLDVNMAVERRQAKPQSQQSPPRRLPYGKEARPRSRSPVYGRDAREPRDSRDARDSAREPRPATHSRDPEYRYRAESRDKDVRGDPRDSAYRDEYDRYYRSGSAAEDYYRRKDEPYRDPYLDPWNGRREPGVDDRARPEERRRNELYRQYYEELQRRYDTDRPVDCSVIVVNKAQKEYAETVGRKVRDLGMVVDLIFLNTEVSLTQALEDVGRARTPFAIIITQQHQLHRSCTVNILFGTPQEHRNMPMQDAMMLVAHNYDTYKVENREKEREEIARKAAKMADDVLLREPDRESHPISVLTSITLLVENRFLTPEELDSLVAYLKDKRARLVRPSEDSLAAHAASSVAHHDVLPSAAGLAPSSLSASQPSHLSAGSSASANPSHQQELQAKILSLFNSGSSPLSGTTGVSQSAPQSHSYSSHGSAPSQNPARAPMPGLAPGGSQGYGIPMGRLTPAAAAQRPPASSSGINFDNPSVQKALDTLIQSGPSLNNLVGPGSAQPLPQRSAPSMGQGPPMSMYPRHY, via the exons ATGTCTCGCAGAAGAAGCCGCAGCCCATCACCAGTGCGATTTTCGCGCACCTGCAGCAGTACCGATCCAAGGGATTTGGAGAGAAGGATTTTTGTTGGGAATTTGCCAACGTCTGACATGACGAACAAGGATTTGGAAGACCTTTTCACTCCATACGGGAAGATAGTTG GCGTGTCCTTGTTTCGAGGTTATGGATTTGTTCAGTTTGAGCGCCTTGAGGAGGCTGAAGCTGCAAGAGCAGCTCAAAAGGGCCGAATATATAAAGGGTACAAACTAG atgtAAATATGGCAGTGGAGCGACGGCAAGCTAAACCTCAATCCCAGCAGAGCCCTCCTCGAAG GCTCCCATATGGCAAAGAGGCCCGGCCTCGATCGCGCTCACCTGTTTACGGGCGTGATGCGAGGGAGCCTCGGGACAGTCGTGATGCCAGGGACTCTGCCAGGGAGCCCAGGCCAGCTACCCACTCCCGTGACCCTGAATATCGGTACCGCGCAGAGAGCAGAGACAAGGACGTCAGGGGAGATCCTCGGGATTCCGCTTACAG AGATGAGTATGACAGGTACTACCGCAGCGGCAGTGCTGCAGAGGACTATTACAGGAGGAAGGATGAACCCTACAGGGACCCTTACTTGGATCCCTGGAATGGACGTCGTGAGCCTGGAG TAGATGATCGCGCTCGGCCAGAGGAACGTCGTCGCAACGAACTGTATCGGCAGTACTATGAAGAGCTGCAGCGGCGCTACGACACGGACCGTCCTGTGGATTGCTCTGTGATTGTTGTGAATAAGGCGCAGAA GGAGTATGCTGAGACGGTCGGGCGGAAAGTACGGGATTTGGGAATGGTTGTGGATCTGATCTTCCTGAACACAGAAGTTTCTCTCACCCAGGCTCTGGAGGACGTAGGCAGAGCCCGAACTCCCTTTGCCATCATCATCACTCAGCAGCATCAGCTGCACCGCTCTTGCACTGTCAACATCCTGTTTGGTACACCTCAAG AACATCGAAACATGCCGATGCAAGATGCTATGATGCTGGTTGCCCACAACTATGACACCTATAAAGTGGAGAACCGTGAAAAAGAACGGGAGGAAATTGCAAGAAAGGCTGCCAAGATGGCGGATGATGTGTTACTCCGGGAACCTGACAGAGAGAGCCATCCCATTTCAGTTCTCACCAGCATCACGCTGCTGGTTGAAAACAG GTTTTTaaccccagaggagctggacaGTCTCGTTGCGTACCTGAAGGACAAAAGAGCTCGTCTTGTAAGACCCTCTGAAGATTCTCTTGCAG CTCATGCAGCTTCTTCAGTGGCACATCATGATGTCCTCCCATCAGCTGCAGGACTCGCTCCATCTTCACTCAGCGCCTCCCAGCCAAGTCACCTGTCTGCTGGCTCCAGCGCCTCAGCCAACCCGAGTCATCAGCAGGAGCTGCAGGCTAAAATCCTTAGTCTGTTTAACAGCGGCTCCAGCCCGTTATCAGGAACTACTGGCGTCTCTCAGAGTGCCCCTCAGTCACATTCCTATAGCTCTCATGGTTCCGCCCCTTCCCAAAATCCAGCCCGTGCACCCATGCCAGGGCTAGCTCCAGGTGGATCTCAGGGTTACGGCATCCCAATGGGCCGTTTGACCCCTGCAGCTGCTGCTCAGAGACCCCCCGCATCCTCTTCAGGTATCAATTTTGACAACCCAAGTGTCCAGAAAGCTCTCGACACACTCATTCAAAGTGGGCCGTCTCTGAACAACCTGGTGGGTCCTGGGTCTGCTCAGCCGCTGCCCCAGAGATCAGCTCCCAGCATGGGCCAGGGCCCCCCCATGTCCATGTATCCTCGCCATTATTGA